A single genomic interval of Gossypium raimondii isolate GPD5lz chromosome 11, ASM2569854v1, whole genome shotgun sequence harbors:
- the LOC105803794 gene encoding zinc-finger homeodomain protein 6, with amino-acid sequence MELRGQDNKEMGMPSSFSYKNQLNKDSYSSAPVNLATGERRRDRTVHGDPNLPQTLDDPLSVPNPRRDSDPDPVSASTATTGEIAAAADSRSPPTPEPQPVAGPTSATISFSPLIRYKECLKNHAAGMGGHVVDGCGEFMPSGEEGTPEALKCAACECHRSFHRKEINGESQYAPSSYYYTNNNNTRRNAVRPPPRATPLHHQRFSLGLSASPPAMSVAPLMMSFGGGGQAESSSEDLNMFHFSEGGQQPSHPHSSKKRFRTKFSQEQKNKMMEFADKLGWKIQKQDDEQVQQFCDQVGVKRQVLKVWMHNNKQAMKRTNVRDI; translated from the coding sequence ATGGAACTGAGAGGCCAAGATAATAAGGAAATGGGGATGCCAAGCTCTTTTAGTTACAAAAATCAACTCAACAAAGACTCTTATTCTTCAGCACCTGTAAATTTAGCTACgggagaaagaagaagagatcGAACGGTTCATGGTGACCCCAACCTACCTCAAACCCTAGATGATCCACTTTCAGTACCTAACCCCAGAAGAGATTCGGACCCAGATCCAGTTTCAGCTTCCACAGCTACCACCGGTGAGATAGCAGCTGCGGCAGATAGCAGATCACCGCCAACACCGGAGCCCCAACCAGTCGCTGGTCCAACGTCGGCAACCATCAGCTTCAGTCCTTTGATTAGGTATAAAGAATGTTTGAAGAACCACGCCGCCGGTATGGGCGGCCATGTGGTCGATGGTTGCGGGGAATTCATGCCGAGCGGCGAAGAAGGCACGCCGGAAGCGTTGAAATGTGCGGCCTGTGAATGTCATAGGAGTTTTCACAGGAAAGAAATAAACGGGGAATCACAGTATGCACCGAGCAGCTATTATTATACCAACAACAACAACACAAGGAGAAACGCTGTACGTCCTCCTCCACGAGCAACACCTCTTCACCATCAAAGGTTCTCCCTTGGATTGTCTGCCAGTCCTCCTGCTATGTCCGTTGCACCACTGATGATGAGCTTTGGTGGCGGCGGCCAGGCCGAGTCCTCGAGCGAAGATCTCAATATGTTCCATTTCAGTGAAGGAGGGCAACAACCTTCACACCCACATTCATCAAAGAAGAGATTCAGAACCAAGTTCAgccaagaacaaaaaaataagatgaTGGAATTTGCTGACAAATTGGGGTGGAAAATCCAGAAACAAGATGATGAACAAGTGCAACAGTTTTGCGATCAAGTGGGAGTAAAGAGACAGGTTCTCAAAGTTTGGATGCACAACAATAAACAAGCCATGAAGAGAACAAATGTAAGAGACATCTAA